The Pseudomonadota bacterium genome contains the following window.
TCTGGTGTCACTGCTGGGCGTAGAGAACGCGATCGAAGTGGGCGTTTTCACGGGGTACTCGGCGTTGTGCATCGCGTCCGCACTGCCGGACCACGGCAGGTTGCTCGCGTGCGATGTCAGCGAGACCTGGACGGGTATCGGCAAGCCGTTCTGGACCGCAGCCGGCGTTGCCGACCGCATCGACCTGCGCATCGGACCGGCTCGGGATACCCTCGATCAGGTCCTGATATCCGACGGTGAGGGGCAGTTCGACTTTGCCTTCATTGACGCAGACAAGACCAACTACGCGACCTACTACGAGCAGTGCCTGCAACTGCTCCGCCCGGGTGGTCTCATGGCCTTTGACAACATGCTGTGGGGCGGTTCAGTCGCCGACGCGACCCGCATGGATCCGGATACGGCCGCGTTGCGCGATTTGAGCGCCACGCTGAAATCCGATCCGCGTGTCGAATACTGCTTGTTGACCGTCGGAGACGGTGTCGGTCTCGTGCGCAAACGCTGAGGGAGTACGTCGAGCGTGACAGCGCCCGAACCGGTTGTGGCTCGCCAACGGGTGCGGGGTGCGCAGCGTAAGGGTACCGCCTGCGTGACAGCGGCGCGGGCGCTTAAGCCGCGTCCTTGGCCAAAGCGGTGTTGTGACGACGCAGCAAGGCACTGCGTTTCATCAGGGCCGCGGGTGTCCCGTCAAAGGTGATCAGTCCGTCGCGCATCAACAAAATCCGATCGGCGTATTCACACGCCAACACGACATTGGACGTCGACATCAGACAGGCGCGCTGCTCCTCGATCACCACCCGACGGGTCAACTGCAAGAGCGCGCCCTTCGCGGCATTCGGCAACCCTGAAACGGGCGACTCCATCACCGAGAGGGCGGCACCCTGTGCGAATACCCGTGCAAGGCGAGCGCGTTGACGCATGTTGGCGCCCAGGCTGGAGAACGGCGCGTCCGCGAAGGGTCTGCACCCGAAGGCCTCCATGGCACGGGCGACCTGCTGTTTGTCCGACAGCGTGAAGGCGAACCGGTGGCGCGGCCCGCGCGCGCCGTCCTCGATGAAGTCGCGCACGGTGGCGTCCCGAGGCGGCGCCACCTGTGCTGCGCCGTACGCCAGGCGTTGCCGGAGCACCGAAGCGGGCAGGGCAGTCAAACGTTGGCCGTCGAGCGTGACGTGCCCGAGTGTGGGGCGTTGGCGGCCGGTGGCGATCTGGAGGAGGTCGTTGCACCCGGCGGCCCGCGATCCGACGACCGCGCACAGACCGGGTTGGCCCAGAGCGAGTTCGTTGATGTCCAGCGCCGTGCCCGTGGTGCAAATCGACGTCACCCGATCGAAGTGCAGTGTCGACGGCAGAGTACGTTGCAGTTGTGGTACGTGCATCAGAGTCTCGACTCAGCGGGGA
Protein-coding sequences here:
- a CDS encoding class I SAM-dependent methyltransferase; its protein translation is MTDTLYEYVIAQSVVESDVQRALRLETAKQAEADMQIGPDQGQVLRFLVSLLGVENAIEVGVFTGYSALCIASALPDHGRLLACDVSETWTGIGKPFWTAAGVADRIDLRIGPARDTLDQVLISDGEGQFDFAFIDADKTNYATYYEQCLQLLRPGGLMAFDNMLWGGSVADATRMDPDTAALRDLSATLKSDPRVEYCLLTVGDGVGLVRKR
- a CDS encoding ABC transporter ATP-binding protein, with translation MHVPQLQRTLPSTLHFDRVTSICTTGTALDINELALGQPGLCAVVGSRAAGCNDLLQIATGRQRPTLGHVTLDGQRLTALPASVLRQRLAYGAAQVAPPRDATVRDFIEDGARGPRHRFAFTLSDKQQVARAMEAFGCRPFADAPFSSLGANMRQRARLARVFAQGAALSVMESPVSGLPNAAKGALLQLTRRVVIEEQRACLMSTSNVVLACEYADRILLMRDGLITFDGTPAALMKRSALLRRHNTALAKDAA